One genomic window of Salvia miltiorrhiza cultivar Shanhuang (shh) chromosome 4, IMPLAD_Smil_shh, whole genome shotgun sequence includes the following:
- the LOC131022094 gene encoding protein NRT1/ PTR FAMILY 4.5-like: MAEDDAEKGATPSEMKGKGGLRAASFIYGLAAMESMGFVANMMSLVLYFMYKLHFDLPAAANTFTNLMGTTFLLSVVGGFISDTYINRFYTSIIFGALELLSLAMLTIQAHSKDLLPSVCGIGESSCIEGGKAVYFYATMFLLALGAGGFRGSFPALGADQFDENDPEEVKSLASYFNWLLLSIVGGASIGVTVIVWVSTNHPLRNNWWKGFLIVTIATFFGFIVLVLGKPFYRLKIPKHSPLVRIAQVIAVAVKNRGLPHPESPSELYELSKKDLDSTVAKIPHTQQFRWLDKAAIVGERADASAWEVCTVTQVEEVKVVARMLPIIGSTIIMNTCLAQLQTFSVQQGNRMDPHLGSFKVPAASIPIIPLLFMVILIPVYDAFFVPLARRLTGHPSGISQLQRVGVGLVLAALSMSVAALVEVKRRRRSLGNPLAPISLFWLSFQYGIFGIADMFTMVGLLEFFYKEAPAGMKSLSTSFTWISLSLGYFLSSALVEAVTSVTKRVTPSKRPWVYGIDLDRNNLDLFYWLLAVLSVVNFFHYLYWAMWYKYKSGGDEAAAPAAAVAEESAPKVASGGGVAEQGDGDKVGETQ, encoded by the exons ATG GCGGAGGACGACGCAGAGAAGGGTGCGACGCCGTCGGAGATGAAAGGGAAAGGAGGACTTAGAGCCGCATCTTTCATTTATG GGTTGGCGGCGATGGAAAGCATGGGTTTCGTGGCGAACATGATGAGCTTGGTCCTCTACTTCATGTACAAGTTGCATTTCGATCTCCCCGCCGCTGCCAACACTTTCACAAACTTGATGGGCACTACTTTCTTGCTATCTGTTGTTGGTGGCTTCATCTCCGACACTTACATCAACAGATTCTACACCTCCATCATTTTTGGGGCCCTTGAACTCCTG TCTCTAGCAATGCTGACGATTCAAGCTCACTCCAAAGACTTGCTACCTTCCGTTTGTGGAATCGGAGAGTCGAGCTGCATCGAGGGGGGCAAGGCCGTCTACTTCTACGCGACGATGTTCCTGCTGGCGCTAGGGGCGGGCGGCTTCCGGGGGTCGTTCCCGGCCCTCGGGGCCGACCAGTTCGATGAGAACGACCCCGAGGAAGTCAAGTCGCTCGCGAGCTATTTCAACTGGCTGTTGCTCAGCATAGTTGGCGGCGCGTCGATCGGAGTAACCGTCATCGTATGGGTTTCCACCAACCACCCGTTGAGAAACAACTGGTGGAAGGGTTTCCTCATTGTCACCATTGCCACCTTCTTTGGCTTCATCGTTCTTGTACTTGGAAAGCCCTTCTATCGCCTCAAAATCCCCAAACACAGCCCACTTGTTAGAATTGCACAG GTAATAGCAGTCGCGGTAAAAAATCGTGGGCTGCCTCACCCGGAGAGCCCGAGTGAGTTGTACGAACTCAGCAAGAAAGATTTAGACTCCACAGTCGCAAAAATTCCTCATACCCAACAATTTAG GTGGCTAGACAAAGCAGCGATCGTGGGCGAGAGAGCAGACGCCTCGGCATGGGAAGTCTGCACCGTGACGCAGGTGGAAGAGGTGAAAGTGGTGGCAAGAATGCTTCCCATCATCGGCAGCACCATCATCATGAACACCTGCCTCGCCCAGCTGCAGACCTTCTCGGTGCAGCAGGGCAACCGCATGGACCCCCACCTCGGCTCCTTCAAGGTCCCCGCCGCCTCCATCCCCATCATCCCCCTCCTCTTCATGGTCATCCTCATCCCCGTCTACGACGCCTTCTTCGTCCCCCTCGCCCGCCGCCTCACCGGCCACCCCTCCGGCATCTCCCAGCTCCAGCGCGTCGGCGTCGGCCTCGTCCTCGCCGCCCTCTCCATGTCCGTCGCCGCCCTCGTCGAGGTCAAGCGGCGCCGCCGCTCCCTCGGGAACCCCTTGGCCCCGATCAGCCTCTTCTGGCTGTCGTTCCAGTACGGCATCTTCGGGATCGCCGACATGTTCACCATGGTCGGGCTGCTCGAGTTCTTCTACAAGGAGGCGCCGGCGGGGATGAAGTCGCTGTCGACGTCGTTCACGTGGATATCGCTCTCGCTCGGCTACTTCCTCAGCAGCGCGCTGGTGGAGGCGGTGACGTCGGTGACGAAGAGGGTGACGCCCAGCAAGCGGCCGTGGGTGTATGGGATCGACTTGGATAGGAACAACTTGGATTTGTTTTATTGGCTTCTTGCTGTTTTGAGCGTCGTCAACTTCTTCCACTACTTGTATTGGGCCATGTGGTATAAGTATAAGAGCGGTGGCGacgaggcggcggcgccggctGCGGCTGTGGCGGAGGAGAGCGCGCCCAAGGTCGCGAGTGGTGGTGGAGTTGCCGAGCAAGGAGATGGTGATAAAGTTGGTGAGACTCAGTGA
- the LOC131021108 gene encoding uncharacterized protein LOC131021108, which produces MADGECQGCRSAPILVHHVPHLGVFSALCTACVLRHKPGSFCPVCFDTYDDSTRPAAHSRIMCLRCPALAHLTCLPSARSSRYLCPQCSDPAFSFIDSGPAAADGTAAVAFTKDFAKQHLCAAKIAAASMHRAAAVARADAEQKVMGALLARRNAKEAIERVAHLMSNQPAQDHSDVDDR; this is translated from the coding sequence ATGGCGGATGGGGAATGCCAGGGTTGCCGGTCGGCTCCGATCCTCGTCCACCACGTCCCTCACCTGGGCGTATTTTCCGCGCTCTGCACCGCCTGCGTGCTCCGCCACAAGCCCGGCAGCTTCTGCCCCGTCTGCTTCGACACCTACGACGACAGCACCCGCCCCGCCGCCCACTCCCGCATCATGTGCCTCCGCTGCCCCGCCCTCGCCCACCTCACCTGCCTCCCCTCCGCCCGCTCCTCCCGCTACCTCTGCCCGCAGTGCTCCGACCCCGCTTTCTCCTTCATCGATTCGGGGCCCGCCGCTGCCGATGGCACGGCCGCGGTCGCCTTCACCAAGGATTTCGCCAAACAGCATCTCTGCGCCGCCAAAATCGCCGCCGCGTCCATGCACAGGGCGGCGGCCGTGGCTAGAGCGGATGCGGAGCAGAAAGTGATGGGAGCTCTGCTGGCGAGACGAAACGCGAAGGAAGCTATTGAGAGAGTCGCGCATTTGATGTCCAATCAACCGGCGCAGGACCACTCCGACGTCGACGACAGATAA
- the LOC131022095 gene encoding pentatricopeptide repeat-containing protein At3g56550, with amino-acid sequence MLKIFRMLALLSHCNDARKLDQIHAQILTDGCFAIPAISNKLLNSYARFNALRLSQILFHQIKNPVTIHWNSIIKAFSHGPNALQAVKCYNRMASCHSSLPNSITFSSVLVACGRINAGNKCMEIHGSTIRSGFGSDVVVCTNLIRCYAAFGELGSMRKVFDEMTERNLVAWNSLISCCSQMGFHREALMLFDEMKSGGVGFDGFSLVSLLSACADAGALGIGVELHRLGREKGLMDNVYLGNALIDMYAKCGSLDEALLVFNGMKERDIFSWNSIIVGYGVHGFGDRAISLFKKMLPAGVKPDSITFLGLLCGCSHQGLVQNGVDYFETMSSEFGLKPDVKHYGCIVDLYGRAGKLSRAREVIESSPFSDSAVLWRTFLASSRMHKDVCNGEKALEKLKELGALKAGDCILVAGIYGEARDLKGVARMRRMIKYGGLTATPSSSWIEINGRIHKFVANDASRLDFEEMYCRLQEMVREASVAESEFEQLQVVL; translated from the coding sequence ATGTTAAAAATATTTCGCATGCTGGCCCTCCTATCCCACTGCAACGATGCTCGCAAACTTGACCAAATACACGCTCAGATCCTCACCGACGGCTGCTTCGCCATTCCCGCAATTTCAAACAAGCTTTTGAACTCTTACGCCCGCTTCAATGCCCTGCGTTTATCTCAAATCCTCTTCCACCAAATCAAGAACCCCGTAACCATTCACTGGAACTCTATAATCAAAGCATTTTCTCACGGCCCTAATGCTCTACAAGCTGTCAAATGCTACAATCGCATGGCTTCTTGCCACTCTTCTCTCCCCAATAGCATCACTTTCTCCTCTGTGCTTGTAGCGTGTGGGAGAATTAATGCTGGAAATAAGTGTATGGAGATTCATGGGTCAACGATACGGTCTGGATTCGGATCGGATGTGGTTGTCTGCACCAATTTGATTCGGTGTTACGCTGCTTTTGGGGAATTGGGTAGTATGCGGAAGGTGTTCGATGAAATGACTGAGAGAAACTTGGTCGCTTGGAATTCGCTGATTTCATGCTGTTCCCAGATGGGTTTTCATCGTGAGGCATTGATGTTGTTCGATGAAATGAAGAGTGGTGGTGTTGGTTTTGATGGATTCAGCCTCGTTAGCTTGCTCTCTGCTTGTGCTGATGCAGGTGCTCTCGGCATCGGCGTGGAGCTGCATAGACTCGGGAGGGAGAAGGGATTGATGGATAATGTTTATCTGGGAAATGCACTCATTGATATGTATGCCAAATGCGGCAGCTTAGACGAGGCGCTCCTCGTCTTCAACGGGATGAAAGAGAGGGACATCTTCTCGTGGAACTCGATCATAGTCGGCTATGGGGTGCACGGATTTGGCGACAGAGCAATTTCACTATTCAAGAAAATGCTGCCTGCTGGAGTGAAGCCAGACTCTATCACGTTTCTTGGATTGCTATGCGGCTGCAGTCACCAAGGGTTGGTGCAAAATGGTGTCGATTACTTTGAGACGATGAGCTCAGAATTCGGGCTGAAACCGGATGTGAAGCACTACGGATGCATTGTTGATTTGTATGGGCGTGCCGGGAAGCTAAGCAGAGCACGTGAGGTTATCGAGAGCTCTCCATTTAGCGACAGCGCAGTGCTGTGGCGCACGTTTCTAGCTTCGTCTAGGATGCATAAGGACGTGTGCAACGGGGAGAAGGCGTTGGAGAAGTTGAAGGAACTTGGAGCTTTGAAAGCAGGGGACTGCATACTTGTAGCTGGGATATATGGCGAGGCTAGAGACCTTAAAGGGGTGGCAAGAATGAGGAGAATGATCAAATATGGCGGCCTCACGGCCACTCCGAGCTCGAGTTGGATTGAAATCAACGGCCGAATCCATAAGTTTGTTGCGAATGATGCTTCTCGTCTTGATTTTGAGGAAATGTATTGCAGATTACAGGAGATGGTCCGTGAGGCCAGTGTTGCTGAATCTGAGTTTGAGCAGCTTCAAGTAGtactgtaa